A region of Chitinophaga horti DNA encodes the following proteins:
- a CDS encoding MFS transporter: protein MLKNLSREIKHFQEQPHDFRILTLTNLIYALVLPVIDIFVAAYVMRNSNDPTKVVIYQLTIYTGIPLTFLLNGFLLSRFNIKTLYSAGMMLSGVSMLVMMSLKTLDLWGIASAGLIMGMSFGFYWANRDYLALAITNDKNRNYYYGLETFFYTIIAVVIPIAIGWFIEVYGDKRTVNGAYRIVTGVVFMVTVAASIVCFQGKFKNPTDKKFLYFKFHPYWKKLLGLATLKGLAQGYLVTAPAMLIMLLLGKEGALGTAQSVGAIVAAVLMYIIGRMARPEHRLVIFAGGLVFFFVASLFNGIMYNATGVIVFMMFLLLAKPLLDLAYFPIQFSVIDILSKKEKRNEFAYILNHEAGLYAGRFVGAGTFIFLAYYFSTEVALRYAIMIIALVQLLSVVVARVIIREGKEIIKSLQEETIQSEH from the coding sequence ATGCTTAAGAACCTTTCCCGGGAAATAAAACACTTCCAGGAGCAGCCGCATGACTTTCGTATACTCACGCTCACGAACCTGATCTACGCGCTGGTATTACCGGTGATCGACATCTTCGTAGCGGCGTATGTAATGCGCAACTCCAACGATCCTACCAAGGTGGTGATCTACCAGCTGACGATATACACCGGCATCCCGCTTACCTTTTTGCTGAACGGGTTTTTACTCAGTCGTTTCAATATCAAAACACTGTACTCCGCAGGCATGATGTTAAGCGGTGTAAGTATGCTGGTAATGATGTCGCTCAAAACGCTCGACCTTTGGGGCATTGCGTCCGCAGGGCTGATCATGGGCATGTCGTTCGGCTTTTACTGGGCCAACCGCGATTACCTGGCGCTGGCGATTACGAACGACAAGAACCGCAACTACTACTACGGACTGGAAACATTTTTCTATACGATTATTGCGGTAGTCATTCCCATCGCGATCGGCTGGTTCATTGAAGTGTACGGCGATAAACGTACCGTAAACGGCGCCTACCGTATCGTGACGGGCGTAGTGTTCATGGTGACGGTGGCCGCGTCCATCGTATGTTTCCAGGGGAAGTTCAAGAACCCGACGGATAAAAAGTTCCTGTACTTTAAGTTTCATCCGTACTGGAAAAAGCTCTTGGGCTTAGCCACATTGAAAGGCCTCGCGCAGGGTTACCTGGTAACCGCACCGGCTATGCTGATCATGCTGTTATTGGGTAAAGAAGGCGCATTAGGCACGGCACAATCAGTAGGAGCGATAGTGGCGGCGGTGTTGATGTACATCATCGGCCGCATGGCCAGGCCGGAGCATCGGCTGGTTATCTTTGCGGGCGGACTCGTTTTCTTTTTCGTAGCCTCGCTGTTCAACGGCATTATGTATAACGCCACCGGCGTGATCGTATTTATGATGTTCCTGTTACTGGCCAAGCCTTTGCTCGACCTGGCGTACTTTCCCATCCAATTCAGCGTGATCGATATCTTATCTAAAAAAGAAAAACGGAATGAATTTGCGTATATTCTGAACCATGAAGCGGGTTTGTATGCCGGTCGTTTTGTAGGTGCAGGTACATTCATCTTCCTGGCTTACTATTTTTCTACAGAAGTCGCATTACGTTATGCGATCATGATCATCGCCCTGGTGCAGCTGTTATCGGTCGTGGTGGCCAGGGTCATCATCAGGGAAGGAAAAGAAATTATTAAATCACTACAGGAAGAAACTATACAATCTGAGCATTGA
- a CDS encoding glycoside hydrolase family 130 protein produces MELAKRFSQNPLLRPADVPPSRPGLEVACLLNPGVFEFDGKTWLLIRVAERPSQQPGIISFPVLREGGIDIIEIPLDDPELDATDPRVINYKGADYLTTLSHLRLMCSDDGIHFYEPEGYPALHGEGILQSFGIEDCRVAKLGDTYYLTFTAVSPNGVGVGLRTTKDWKTFERHGMMLPPHNKDVAIFEEKVNGKFYTLHRPSSVDIGGNYIWLAESPDGLHWGNHQIIATTRKGHWDSKRVGAGAAPIKTEKGWLEIYHGANEKHQYCLGLLLLDLNDPAKVIARSDAPIMMPSADYELTGFFGQVVFTNGHVVKGDTVTIYYGAADEVVCAADFSISALLSSLNC; encoded by the coding sequence ATGGAATTAGCAAAACGATTTTCGCAAAACCCATTGTTACGGCCTGCCGATGTGCCGCCCAGCCGCCCCGGACTGGAAGTAGCCTGCCTGCTGAACCCGGGTGTGTTTGAGTTTGATGGCAAAACCTGGCTGCTCATCCGCGTGGCCGAACGGCCGTCGCAACAGCCGGGCATCATCTCTTTCCCCGTGTTACGTGAAGGGGGCATCGATATTATAGAAATACCACTGGACGATCCGGAACTGGATGCGACCGATCCGCGTGTGATCAACTATAAAGGCGCCGATTACCTTACTACCCTTTCTCATTTACGGCTGATGTGCAGCGATGACGGCATTCACTTTTATGAGCCGGAAGGGTATCCTGCACTGCATGGCGAAGGCATCCTGCAAAGCTTTGGCATAGAGGATTGTCGTGTGGCGAAACTGGGCGATACGTACTATCTCACTTTTACGGCCGTGTCGCCGAACGGGGTGGGGGTAGGATTACGTACCACCAAAGACTGGAAAACATTTGAACGGCATGGCATGATGTTGCCGCCGCATAATAAAGATGTTGCCATCTTCGAGGAAAAGGTGAACGGTAAGTTTTATACGTTGCACCGGCCGAGCAGTGTAGACATTGGCGGCAACTACATCTGGCTCGCAGAATCGCCTGATGGTTTGCATTGGGGCAATCACCAGATCATTGCTACCACCCGCAAAGGCCACTGGGACAGTAAAAGAGTGGGCGCCGGTGCGGCACCGATCAAAACAGAAAAGGGTTGGCTGGAAATCTACCATGGTGCAAACGAAAAACACCAGTACTGCCTGGGCCTGCTGCTGCTCGATCTTAACGATCCGGCGAAAGTCATCGCCCGCAGTGATGCACCGATTATGATGCCTTCGGCAGATTATGAGCTGACGGGCTTCTTCGGACAGGTGGTGTTTACGAACGGGCATGTGGTAAAGGGTGACACCGTCACGATTTATTACGGTGCTGCCGACGAAGTGGTATGTGCTGCTGACTTTTCCATCAGCGCGCTTTTATCTTCCTTAAACTGCTAA
- a CDS encoding RagB/SusD family nutrient uptake outer membrane protein, with translation MKKLIYIGIALSATVISCKKDLEKFPQGQLTEENVFTEANDFKLAIDGAYQPITNRFRGAWDWENGGSIPREWVIGDVMSDDAVKGGGSLGDQEDMRRMETFSVFPENNNVLAIWRYNYKGINAANNLLAQDGSNVPGLDANLLKRIKGEAYFLRAFYYFRLVTNFGAVPLLAPDKNLTDNTKKATVAEIYTQIESDIAQALTMLSPSYTEAADYHRATTGAAHALLAKTYLYRGQWEQCLNEIVEVEKGPYQLLDKFEDNFNGIGERGGEIIFAGRHDAGVVPSQGSILNAVFAPQGKGWGFNIPTQDLVAEFETGDPRLGTTVMRAGDKWVDGTTNYEPSWSPLTGLNVRKFMSNSALIDDGGVDYIYIRLADVLLWKAECYANLDQPGPAQIALERVRARARKYAANPATNLPAVTTNDKAALLAAIRHERRVELAFEGQRYYDLVRWDLAKTVLAAAPDADPLKGYKDYGAGWQDRNKLLPIPQREADLLGLDQNNGWN, from the coding sequence ATGAAAAAACTCATTTATATAGGTATCGCTCTTTCCGCTACAGTCATCAGCTGTAAAAAGGATCTGGAGAAGTTCCCACAGGGACAGCTTACAGAAGAAAATGTATTTACCGAAGCCAATGACTTTAAGTTGGCGATTGACGGTGCTTACCAGCCCATCACCAACCGCTTTCGCGGTGCCTGGGATTGGGAGAATGGTGGTTCTATTCCCCGCGAATGGGTAATCGGTGATGTGATGAGCGACGACGCCGTGAAAGGCGGCGGCAGCCTGGGCGACCAGGAAGATATGCGCCGTATGGAAACCTTTTCGGTGTTCCCGGAGAATAACAACGTACTGGCCATCTGGCGGTACAATTACAAAGGCATCAACGCAGCCAATAACCTACTGGCGCAGGATGGCAGCAATGTACCGGGGCTGGATGCTAATCTCCTGAAAAGAATCAAAGGTGAAGCGTATTTCCTGCGTGCATTTTACTACTTCCGCCTGGTAACGAACTTCGGTGCCGTGCCTTTGCTGGCGCCGGATAAGAACCTCACCGATAACACGAAGAAGGCGACCGTAGCAGAGATTTATACGCAGATCGAAAGCGATATTGCACAGGCCTTAACGATGTTGAGTCCTTCGTATACGGAAGCTGCCGACTACCATCGTGCAACGACCGGTGCTGCGCATGCTTTGCTGGCGAAGACCTACCTGTATCGCGGCCAGTGGGAGCAGTGCCTGAACGAAATTGTGGAAGTGGAGAAAGGTCCGTACCAGTTGCTGGATAAATTCGAGGATAACTTTAACGGTATAGGTGAGCGCGGTGGTGAAATCATTTTTGCCGGCCGGCATGATGCGGGCGTAGTGCCTTCGCAGGGTTCCATCCTAAACGCCGTGTTCGCGCCACAGGGCAAAGGTTGGGGCTTTAACATTCCTACCCAGGACCTCGTAGCTGAATTCGAAACCGGCGATCCCCGCCTGGGAACGACCGTGATGCGTGCGGGTGATAAGTGGGTAGATGGAACGACTAATTATGAACCTTCCTGGTCGCCGCTTACCGGTTTAAACGTACGTAAGTTTATGAGCAATAGTGCGCTTATCGATGACGGTGGAGTGGATTATATCTATATCCGCCTGGCGGATGTGTTACTCTGGAAGGCAGAGTGCTACGCCAACCTCGATCAGCCGGGTCCTGCACAGATTGCACTGGAGCGGGTGAGAGCGCGGGCACGTAAATATGCGGCCAATCCGGCTACGAATTTGCCTGCCGTTACTACGAATGATAAAGCGGCTTTACTGGCGGCCATCCGTCACGAAAGAAGGGTAGAGCTGGCGTTTGAGGGACAGCGTTACTATGACCTCGTGCGTTGGGATCTGGCTAAAACAGTATTAGCGGCTGCGCCGGATGCCGATCCGCTGAAAGGTTACAAAGACTATGGCGCCGGCTGGCAGGATCGCAATAAATTGCTGCCTATCCCGCAACGCGAAGCCGATCTGCTGGGCCTCGATCAGAATAACGGCTGGAACTAA
- a CDS encoding SusC/RagA family TonB-linked outer membrane protein has product MKNCLKLISCALLLLVCSTGFAQVKVSGKVTDDQGEALPGVTVVQQNTRNGAVTSPDGAYTLTLNTTAPQALTFTFMGFLPQTVGYSGSGELNIVLKKDEVALKDVIVIGYGTQKKSQVTGAIASVSGKDLQRTQAVDLTTALQGQAAGVNVTSPTGAPGTEAVVRIRGIGTLNNSNPLYVVDGVPLTSGLNTISPNDIESMEVLKDAAASAIYGSRAANGVILVTTKKGVPGRNEVSFDANYGTAQAIGLPKMLSTAQFIELQNEAFANDGSTTRNQDNAASLPNTDWLDQTFRTGQTQRYNLSFSGGNEKTRYYISGNYTDQDGTIINATFKRYGVRSNVSSQVKDWLRVGENLNLTYDRTQQIGASGDGGRSGSLPGVVRYALIRPNALPVVDPATGFYTDLPPAGLYQSPLLYGDGKNPLAIADYRTRTLGRFRLLGNMFAEATFAKHFKLRTDFGTDFNINEQQQYNGQIPGDRTILADDVKSLDKSRHRVSTLNWTNVLNYNQTFGKHEVGVTLGSEYITFKADYLSGSRNGYDNRADQNQSLQQLGYGYNQQFSGGGLDESTLMSYFGRVSYAYDNKYLATVNMRADASSRFSEQNRWGYFPSASLGWNIAKEGFMQDVSWLNDLKLRGGWGQLGNQEIGLYPFATIYSTANGVLQPVSLGNPNVKWETTGQTNVGVDAAFLKGSLTVSVDYFRRKTKDILVQLPTSYTNGDAAPAYENGAEMENKGWELNLNYRNTVNKDFSWNVMVNATTLENNVLSLYKAREQIIAAGAGQILLRAGEPVSSFYGYKTNGLFQNEAEIAAYVNKDGQLLQPNARPGDIRFVDVDGDGVIDGDDRTIIGNPNPKLLYSLNAGFNYRGFDLNVFFNGVTGNDIFNEVDNIINSFDARGFNQKEDFYKNRWHGEGTSNSTPRATFQDPNNNRRTSDRFVEKGDYLRLKNVVLGYNLPTNTLEKWGLYNARLYASAQNLLTFTKYSGMDPELYTNDNVAGYGDLAQGIDMGTYPQSRSFTFGIQVSF; this is encoded by the coding sequence ATGAAAAACTGTCTGAAACTGATCAGCTGCGCGCTGCTTTTACTAGTCTGTTCCACAGGCTTTGCACAGGTAAAAGTAAGTGGTAAAGTAACCGACGACCAGGGCGAGGCCTTACCCGGGGTAACAGTGGTGCAGCAAAACACTCGTAACGGGGCAGTCACTTCGCCCGACGGCGCTTACACTCTTACATTAAACACAACCGCCCCGCAGGCACTCACCTTCACCTTTATGGGCTTCCTGCCGCAAACCGTAGGTTACTCCGGCAGCGGCGAATTGAATATCGTATTAAAGAAGGACGAGGTGGCCCTGAAGGACGTGATCGTTATCGGTTACGGCACGCAGAAAAAGAGCCAGGTAACCGGTGCCATTGCCTCGGTGAGCGGTAAGGACCTGCAACGTACGCAGGCGGTAGATCTTACCACGGCCCTGCAGGGACAGGCGGCCGGTGTTAACGTAACCTCGCCTACAGGCGCTCCGGGTACGGAAGCGGTGGTGCGCATCCGTGGTATCGGTACGCTCAACAACAGTAACCCGCTCTACGTGGTAGACGGGGTGCCGCTTACGAGTGGTCTTAACACCATCTCGCCCAATGATATTGAATCGATGGAGGTCTTGAAAGATGCGGCGGCCAGTGCGATTTACGGTTCGCGTGCAGCGAATGGGGTGATCCTGGTGACCACTAAAAAAGGGGTGCCGGGAAGGAACGAAGTAAGCTTCGATGCCAACTATGGTACCGCCCAGGCGATCGGGCTTCCTAAAATGCTGAGCACTGCCCAGTTCATCGAACTGCAGAACGAAGCTTTTGCCAATGACGGTAGCACCACCCGCAACCAGGATAACGCGGCCAGTCTGCCCAACACCGACTGGCTCGACCAAACCTTCCGCACGGGTCAAACGCAACGTTACAACCTGAGCTTTTCGGGTGGCAATGAAAAAACGCGCTACTATATTTCCGGTAACTATACCGACCAGGATGGTACGATCATCAACGCTACCTTTAAACGTTACGGTGTTCGCTCGAATGTGAGCAGCCAGGTGAAAGACTGGTTACGGGTAGGGGAGAACTTAAACCTCACGTACGACCGCACACAGCAGATCGGTGCTTCCGGTGATGGTGGCCGCTCGGGCAGTCTGCCAGGTGTGGTCAGATATGCATTGATCCGTCCGAACGCGCTGCCGGTAGTGGATCCGGCTACGGGCTTCTATACAGACTTGCCACCTGCCGGCTTGTACCAGAGTCCTTTATTATATGGCGACGGTAAAAACCCGCTGGCCATTGCAGACTACCGCACCCGCACCCTGGGCCGTTTCCGCCTGCTGGGTAATATGTTCGCCGAGGCGACGTTTGCCAAACACTTCAAACTGCGAACAGACTTTGGCACCGATTTCAATATCAATGAACAACAGCAATACAACGGACAGATACCCGGTGACAGAACGATACTCGCCGATGATGTGAAGTCGCTCGATAAATCACGTCACCGTGTGAGTACGCTTAACTGGACGAATGTGCTGAACTATAATCAAACGTTCGGTAAACATGAAGTGGGTGTAACACTCGGCTCGGAGTACATTACTTTTAAAGCCGACTACCTCAGCGGATCCCGCAATGGTTACGACAATCGCGCAGACCAGAACCAGAGTTTGCAGCAGTTAGGTTATGGTTATAACCAACAGTTCAGCGGCGGTGGCCTGGACGAATCCACGCTCATGTCTTACTTCGGCCGCGTGTCCTACGCATATGACAATAAATACCTCGCCACCGTGAATATGCGTGCAGACGCCTCTTCCCGCTTCAGTGAACAGAACCGCTGGGGTTATTTCCCTTCCGCTTCATTAGGCTGGAACATTGCGAAAGAAGGTTTTATGCAGGATGTGAGCTGGCTCAATGACCTGAAGCTGCGTGGTGGCTGGGGACAACTCGGTAACCAGGAAATCGGGCTGTATCCGTTCGCTACGATTTATTCTACCGCTAACGGTGTGCTGCAACCGGTGTCACTCGGCAACCCGAACGTGAAGTGGGAAACTACCGGTCAGACCAACGTAGGTGTGGACGCGGCTTTCCTGAAAGGTTCGCTGACGGTGTCAGTAGATTACTTCCGTCGTAAAACGAAAGACATCCTCGTACAGCTGCCTACTTCTTACACTAATGGCGACGCTGCGCCGGCATATGAGAACGGTGCCGAAATGGAGAACAAAGGATGGGAACTGAACCTGAATTACCGTAACACGGTAAACAAAGACTTCTCGTGGAACGTGATGGTGAACGCCACTACGCTGGAGAATAATGTACTGTCACTGTACAAGGCGAGAGAACAGATTATCGCTGCCGGTGCCGGGCAAATTCTCCTGCGTGCAGGCGAGCCGGTGAGTTCTTTCTACGGATACAAAACCAATGGCCTGTTCCAGAATGAAGCCGAGATCGCGGCTTATGTAAATAAGGACGGTCAGCTGCTGCAGCCTAATGCCCGTCCCGGCGATATCCGCTTCGTGGACGTAGATGGCGATGGCGTGATCGATGGCGACGACCGTACCATTATCGGTAATCCGAACCCTAAGCTGTTGTACAGCCTGAACGCCGGTTTCAACTACCGCGGCTTCGACCTGAACGTATTCTTTAACGGCGTAACAGGCAACGATATCTTTAACGAAGTAGATAATATCATCAACAGCTTCGACGCACGTGGTTTTAACCAGAAAGAAGATTTTTACAAGAATCGCTGGCATGGTGAGGGAACGAGCAATTCCACGCCCCGCGCCACTTTCCAGGATCCGAACAACAACCGTCGTACGTCAGATCGTTTCGTGGAGAAGGGGGATTACCTGCGCCTGAAGAACGTGGTGCTGGGTTACAATCTGCCCACCAATACGTTGGAGAAATGGGGCCTGTACAACGCGCGTTTGTATGCAAGCGCACAAAACCTGTTGACCTTTACCAAATACAGCGGCATGGATCCCGAGCTGTACACGAACGACAACGTGGCCGGCTATGGTGACCTCGCGCAGGGTATTGATATGGGTACTTATCCGCAGTCACGTTCCTTCACATTTGGTATCCAGGTAAGTTTCTAA
- a CDS encoding hybrid sensor histidine kinase/response regulator transcription factor: MKRLSLIILLLTAFLIRGNAADGTPQPYYLLQLDNRNGLSNSAVNQLLMDSDDLLWAATWDGLNMYDGSAFHVFNYGKDNMVRSIGNNVVLQMTEDRRGYIWMSTVEGVSRYSKRTGRFSNYFYGKRRHSRISEQEYELVRDTAGEVFCLTRQDGLMYYDAARDSFTVCALPLGGDRIAKAAFDDQDRLWLLHADGRLEAYTGQGNQYKLQHREQGISNFYIDGAHMFLLSGRVLRQLHSPDLRQRLQVTLPAPVKELFRYKDHYLLAWTTQGFGVYDASFQASGFLQQEAVALQGTRITSFAGGRESVLWCGTDGNGIYKIYPQTRYFGDVVRFSKPVRAFAEVDGELWIGAKGSGIVAIRPGSEDKRPLFPEQLDDNAVFALHNGTDSLVYIGTDAKGIQVYDRRRKRLYRWSDVQGNERCPVFGSVYAILPDADGSLWLGTSGYGLVQLKINRSASGLEMAACKQYVFNGTGSGPANDIIYSLAPGNGHTLWVGCRYGGLSLFDKSQQTFRHYKAFSYDGSLSHNDVLSLYPDGKGRLWIGTSYGLNWLSLKDAMSAKPVFGKFTTDNGMPNNTIHAVAEDAQGNIWVSTNKGLARIDGASLAISHYQEQDGLQSNEFSDGAVFKDATGRLYFGGIYGFNGFLPADVRARNGHPNLLLSGIQFGGKLLEDNVYQVLKPGTTNMTSYVLERRSNFFELQLKAISYGYAEKCEYAYFLEGYDKTWHYSGGSGKVAYGNVPPGKYLLKVKWSNGEGNWTGDTPVMQLKVKQYFWLTWPAFLLYLLVIGGASTAIFLYRRNKLEMKYQLEMEHMLRKKEEEVHQEQLSFFTNIAHELQTPLTLIVGAAERNRYQENGYFPSLLQQQASRLTYLVQQLLEFRRAESGFLKNYYTQLDVSSLLENIAGLFTPLCRQKGLRYSMHIHENITGVVDKDKLEKILFNLLSNACKHSPKHQDVSIRAVAAGGMLEIRVFNSGVTIGDEQLVRLFTRFFAADTNPGEKFSAGIGLAFTRQLVSLLQGQISVSNEEGGVAFRVSLPLQPVVEEGAYVIRQEDATPSPLLQSIARPLVKQEQEAAGANRLPLLEHLEGERKSILVVEDEYAIRHLLRDVLSARYIIYEAANGEEALDLIRQTLPDLIISDVMMPGMNGLELCDRVKNAPGSCHIPFIILSARGAIENEIEGYEAGADAYIPKPFHITHLQVRVRKLLEYRERLNDLFRQDSPLSNIEEEDMQDEDRQFLQTVVKYIEDNFSDDTLSAAQLEKHMNLSKMQLYRKLKALSDMTPGEFIKCIRLKEAARLLVNTQLTVTEIFYRTGFNNQSYFFREFKKQYQCSPNEYRAQQTAV; this comes from the coding sequence ATGAAAAGATTATCCCTGATCATACTGCTATTAACGGCCTTCCTCATCCGCGGCAACGCTGCGGACGGCACACCACAACCCTACTACCTGCTTCAACTCGATAACCGGAATGGATTGTCAAACAGCGCGGTGAACCAACTGCTGATGGATAGTGACGACCTGCTTTGGGCCGCCACCTGGGACGGTCTTAACATGTACGACGGCAGCGCGTTCCACGTGTTCAACTACGGGAAAGATAATATGGTGCGCAGCATTGGCAACAACGTGGTGCTGCAAATGACCGAAGACCGCCGTGGGTATATCTGGATGAGCACCGTGGAAGGCGTATCCCGCTACAGTAAACGCACCGGACGATTCTCCAATTACTTTTATGGTAAACGCCGGCACAGCCGCATTAGCGAACAGGAATACGAGCTGGTACGCGATACGGCGGGCGAAGTATTTTGCTTAACCCGCCAGGATGGACTTATGTACTACGATGCCGCCCGCGATTCGTTTACCGTTTGTGCTTTGCCGTTAGGCGGCGATCGTATTGCAAAAGCGGCTTTCGATGATCAGGACCGTTTGTGGTTACTGCATGCGGATGGCCGGCTGGAAGCCTATACCGGCCAGGGCAACCAGTACAAACTGCAACACCGCGAACAGGGGATCAGTAATTTTTATATAGATGGAGCGCACATGTTCCTGCTCAGTGGTCGCGTGTTACGGCAACTGCATTCGCCCGACTTGCGCCAACGGTTGCAGGTAACGCTGCCTGCACCGGTAAAAGAACTGTTTCGCTACAAAGATCATTACCTGCTCGCCTGGACCACGCAGGGTTTCGGTGTATATGACGCGAGCTTCCAGGCGTCGGGCTTCCTGCAACAGGAGGCGGTGGCGTTACAGGGTACGCGCATTACGTCGTTTGCTGGTGGGCGTGAGTCGGTGTTGTGGTGTGGTACAGATGGTAATGGTATTTATAAGATATACCCGCAAACGCGCTATTTCGGCGACGTGGTCCGCTTCTCCAAACCCGTGCGTGCCTTCGCGGAAGTGGATGGCGAATTATGGATAGGAGCGAAGGGCAGCGGTATCGTGGCCATCCGCCCGGGTAGTGAGGACAAACGTCCGCTGTTTCCCGAGCAGCTGGACGATAATGCGGTATTTGCATTGCACAACGGCACTGACAGCCTGGTGTACATTGGTACCGATGCAAAAGGCATACAGGTATACGATCGCCGTCGCAAAAGGTTGTACCGTTGGAGTGACGTACAAGGCAATGAGCGTTGTCCGGTCTTTGGCTCCGTGTACGCCATACTGCCCGATGCAGACGGCTCGTTGTGGCTCGGCACCAGTGGTTACGGGCTGGTGCAGTTAAAAATTAACAGAAGCGCGTCCGGCCTGGAGATGGCCGCCTGTAAGCAATACGTTTTTAATGGTACAGGCAGCGGTCCGGCCAACGATATTATTTATTCCCTTGCTCCCGGTAACGGGCACACGTTATGGGTCGGCTGCCGGTATGGTGGCCTCAGCCTGTTCGATAAGAGCCAGCAAACCTTCCGGCATTACAAAGCCTTTTCCTACGATGGCAGCCTGTCACACAACGATGTGCTGTCGCTCTACCCGGATGGCAAAGGCCGGCTGTGGATCGGCACGAGCTACGGGTTAAACTGGTTGTCGCTCAAAGATGCCATGAGCGCGAAACCCGTTTTCGGCAAGTTCACGACCGATAACGGGATGCCTAACAATACCATTCACGCCGTGGCAGAAGATGCGCAGGGCAACATATGGGTGAGCACGAACAAAGGCCTTGCCCGCATTGATGGCGCCTCCCTGGCGATTTCGCATTACCAGGAGCAGGACGGCCTGCAGAGTAATGAGTTCAGTGACGGTGCCGTGTTTAAAGATGCGACCGGCCGCCTGTACTTCGGCGGCATTTATGGTTTCAACGGTTTTTTACCGGCGGATGTGCGGGCGCGTAACGGGCATCCTAACTTGTTACTGAGCGGCATCCAGTTCGGCGGCAAGCTGTTGGAAGATAACGTGTACCAGGTGTTGAAGCCCGGCACCACGAACATGACCAGCTATGTCCTCGAACGGCGCAGCAATTTCTTCGAACTGCAATTGAAAGCGATCAGTTACGGATACGCGGAGAAGTGTGAGTATGCTTATTTTCTCGAAGGATACGATAAAACCTGGCATTACTCCGGCGGCAGCGGCAAGGTCGCCTATGGCAATGTGCCGCCCGGCAAGTACCTGCTGAAAGTGAAATGGTCGAACGGCGAAGGCAACTGGACGGGCGACACGCCGGTAATGCAACTGAAAGTGAAACAATACTTCTGGCTTACCTGGCCTGCCTTCCTGCTGTACCTCCTGGTGATCGGCGGCGCGTCTACCGCCATCTTCCTGTACCGCCGCAATAAGCTGGAAATGAAATACCAGCTGGAAATGGAACACATGCTGCGTAAGAAGGAGGAAGAAGTGCACCAGGAGCAATTGAGTTTCTTCACCAACATTGCGCACGAACTGCAAACGCCGCTAACCCTAATTGTAGGTGCCGCAGAGCGTAACCGCTACCAGGAGAACGGGTACTTTCCCTCGTTATTACAGCAACAGGCATCCCGGCTCACGTACCTGGTACAACAGCTGCTAGAGTTTCGTCGGGCAGAATCGGGGTTCCTCAAAAACTACTACACGCAGCTGGACGTTAGTTCGCTGCTCGAAAATATTGCCGGGCTCTTTACGCCGCTCTGCCGGCAGAAGGGCTTGCGGTACAGTATGCACATCCATGAAAATATCACCGGTGTGGTAGATAAGGATAAGCTGGAGAAGATCCTGTTTAACCTGTTGTCGAACGCCTGCAAGCACTCGCCCAAACACCAGGACGTGAGCATTCGTGCCGTGGCGGCCGGGGGCATGCTGGAGATTCGTGTGTTCAATTCGGGCGTTACGATAGGGGACGAGCAGCTGGTACGCCTGTTTACCCGCTTCTTTGCGGCAGATACGAATCCCGGTGAGAAGTTCAGTGCCGGTATTGGTCTGGCGTTTACCCGGCAGCTGGTGTCGCTCTTGCAGGGACAAATCAGCGTGTCGAACGAAGAGGGGGGCGTCGCCTTTCGGGTGTCGCTGCCTTTACAGCCCGTGGTGGAGGAAGGAGCGTACGTCATCCGCCAGGAAGATGCCACGCCTTCGCCTTTGTTACAATCCATTGCCCGACCGCTGGTGAAGCAGGAACAGGAGGCCGCCGGGGCCAACCGCCTGCCTTTGCTCGAGCACCTGGAGGGAGAACGTAAGAGCATTTTGGTGGTGGAAGATGAATACGCCATCCGCCACCTGCTGCGCGATGTACTCAGCGCGCGCTACATCATTTACGAAGCTGCCAATGGCGAAGAAGCGCTGGACCTCATCCGCCAGACGCTGCCCGACCTGATCATCAGCGACGTTATGATGCCCGGCATGAACGGCCTCGAGTTGTGCGACCGGGTGAAGAATGCGCCGGGCAGCTGCCATATACCTTTTATTATATTATCCGCCCGCGGCGCCATCGAAAATGAAATTGAAGGCTACGAGGCCGGTGCAGATGCCTACATTCCCAAACCTTTCCATATCACCCACCTGCAGGTACGCGTGCGGAAACTGCTCGAGTACCGCGAACGCCTCAACGACCTGTTCCGGCAGGATAGTCCGCTCAGCAACATCGAGGAGGAGGACATGCAGGATGAAGACCGCCAGTTCCTGCAAACGGTGGTGAAATACATAGAAGATAACTTTAGCGACGATACCCTCAGCGCCGCCCAGCTGGAAAAACATATGAACCTCAGCAAGATGCAGCTGTACCGGAAACTCAAGGCACTGTCCGACATGACACCCGGCGAGTTTATTAAGTGTATCCGCCTGAAGGAAGCCGCCCGTCTTTTGGTAAACACCCAGCTTACCGTGACCGAAATTTTCTACCGCACGGGGTTCAATAACCAGTCTTACTTCTTCCGGGAGTTTAAGAAACAATACCAATGTTCGCCCAACGAATACCGGGCGCAGCAAACGGCTGTATAA